One Cucumis melo cultivar AY chromosome 8, USDA_Cmelo_AY_1.0, whole genome shotgun sequence genomic window, ttttttttttttccatatgtTCCAACTTgtttaacaaaaaataaattaataaaatgttataAGTTTGCAAGTTTCTTAATTTACACATTTAACTTTCATTTTGCATCAAatgctttatttatttttatcttgaATGCCGATGACTATCaatcaatttaaaataattcaaataattataattaattgaattttactatttttttaccatcattaaattttaaattcactTCACTAGGCATTCAATGAAAAGTAAATGTTATAGATTGGGTTTAAATATCGAGACCTACCTACTCAAATTTCAAATGTAAAACAcatgtattttaaaatttaatgaatttagaaaattgaaaccaaagttaaaattaaaaaacttaGACCATGTTTGATTATCTTTTcgtttttatttttggtttttaaaaattaaacatattttcTTCCCTATTTTATACAATGATTTAATTTAGCATTTATATATTATGATCGtaggatatttttttttttttcttttcaaacaaACAGACTCGACAACAACCTCCAACAACTGAATTGATGAAGGCAGGTTTTAATAATGAACATGTGTCTTCATGTTGGCAAATGACAAAGCTCTTGAAATTTGTTTGTTGAAACTTGAAAGTACATCAAATTCAAtatcaaatttaatttcatGTCTCAAATTTTTCAATTGTTCCATTTTGTACCTCCATTCATGTATTTTAACTCAGAAGACAAAATTATACTTTTCCACTGTCAAACATTTGGgaataaattttcaatttcatcagAAAATTgagaccaaaaaaaaaaaaaaaaaaaaaaaaaaaagaactttcttCCTCACTCAAGAGGACAGAGACCAGGAAAATGATAGATAGTACAATTTCTTCCCACATTCTAATGATTGAATCATAAATGTCAATTTTATTATATAGTCTATTCATTTTATATATCTACTCTCAATTTAGAGGTTAGCTGTGTTTATCTTACTAACTCTAAAAAATtgttgaatttaaaaatataaaatactaaTTTAGAATAAGATATTACATTTTGTTTGAATGAAAATTATCATAAAAACATAATCGTTCATGTCATTCTTGTTATTAGATATATAAgaaatttcatttcaaaattcaTTGATAGTGAAAGTGAAAGAAgtaatttatgtatatatattttatataaagtCTGTGATCTCTtcaaaaaaaatgtggattccTCATAATTTCTATCCCAGCAATGTTATGGTGTTTCTTTTGTtacaaagtctcaaaatagtCTACTGAGCATTAGAAGTGAAGATAAGAATAAATATCCAAAATATAACCCCTAATCTAAGATATGGAATATGGAACTAATtagtattttaatattttaatcttAACTAATTTGTCATAATTAACTTTACTACTGTTATTAAAAGTAAATTATATGCTCAATGTTACGACATATATATTATGGATTAAGAGATTAGATTTTTATAGTTCTcacttttatcttttatttaattactaATAAAAAGGAGATAAAGCAAAAATAAATACCTTTAAAATTCATCACATATAATCTAAACTTCTCGATTAAGGAGAGAATTTTTTACAACAAGCTAAACCAAATATCCAAAATTCGAAATTTGGAATTTGATTCTTTCATAACATGAAGAATCTATCAAGTAATGTGTTTGAAAACGAAGTTCTCTTAGAGAAACAAAGTTGGAATTGTTTGAAAAGTAAGGTGTATACGTCCAATTTAGCTAATGTCATTGGCatttaactaattaaataaGATGAGAAATATTAATTTACATATTGAAACCATAACTCGTGCAAAAACAATTAATTACACGGCTTACCGTTTAAGTATTGAAATATTTGTGGATATATCCGTAAATGAAAGGCTACACAAACCATTAAAAAATTTTCACCACgatatttctatttttttcttataagtagacatataaaatataaaataattatgtattaattataatataaatttgaatacttataattaaccaaatcaataagactatatatatatatatataaaacttaattttgtataaatatCATACTTGTAAAtaatatcaaattttatttatatctatgtaattttttttttaaaaaaaaatctcaattgTTAATCTGCAATTGTTTGGAGGGACCGTATGTGCATATACTAATTGAGACATTGATTATCTTTTGCTAAGTGAATCAATCTCGtttttaataaagaaataattTGTGTAGAAGACTTTATGAATAATGAAGGAGTTAGGTGATGAATGCGTAACTTTATTGTGTAataatgttttaaaattaacaTGAACAATAAATAAACTAAACTCACCTGGGCAAAAGCTATATATTAAATGAGTTGAATTACATAATGACAAATGAATCCAAGCAGTAGGCTGAACTCTATTCAAGTGTAAGCCCAAAATTCAAGAACAACCTTTGTTTAGTTGTTacatacaaaaattaaaataataatgtcaaacaaaaattatatcctcgtttcaattttcatttcaaTGTTTGAAAGTGGAAAAAATCACCGTTGGAAAAGTTTACCATTCTAACATAAATTGAGAGTGAGTAATCAATTTAAAAGTGGGTGTGACACTTAGTTTAGCTCATAATACCAAATATTTAAACATTTCAGCATATTAGCAAACCAGACAAAATTGTATGATAGGACAATATCGGTATTTAGATCACTCGTgtaaaattgaaaaacaaaaaagtcgCCGATATTTATCGCTTAAGACAAAAgggagacaaaaaaaaaaaagattggttAATTATACCAAAAAATAACATAGAAAGTGGTATAGGATTTGATATGTTCCAATCTTGAACTAAATCTTTGgaaaataattttagaaaaaggtCGTTGTCGTTGAAAAAGATTGGTTCGGTTGTtagaacaataaaaaaaataaatggaactatttaactttttaaaatcaaattgatTTTCTTTGGTTTGATTCTTTTTCATTGGCTCCAAAAAATTTATATGGTGGTTGTTTTTATTCTTCTGTAAAGAATGTGAAACTATAGAAATTAGCTCATCAATCATACAAATATTAGGcaaatattttgatttgttgTATCAAATTTATTACACAATAAAATAAAGTGAATAAAGAGTATAGTTTATAAAACcatataaacttttttttttattgttttttgtttgaagAGATAAATAAATACACATAAACTAATTGATCGCAAATAGTAACGCTAAATtacatatataattatttaacatgtattcaatttgtttttaagataaaatagtattagttattattattattattactacgaGATATCTTAtaagataataaaatattgaactCTTTACAAGGTAGTCGATCAAACGCTccatagttattttaatattttgctattatAACAATTTTCGTGTTAAAactattttgatattttgtttttcttgtaaGTAAACAACAACTGATTAAGGattcaaatatttattattatttattttttattgttataaAGACACGTCTCCAGTTTTACTTAAGGTACAATCGAATTGCACATGCCCTACAgcaaataatatatttacatAATTGTTAAGTAGACAATAGAGTAGTAGTGCCATGCCATTTTTAGCTTATTTCAAAATAGATTATGCAAACTTAGGTTAACTTAAAGTTGACCCAATTCTTCTTTAATTGCAAAAATAGCTAAGTTTAGGAAATTAAAATTATGTACTATCCAAAATGGTTTTATCAGCTTTCAAAACTAACATCCTTTTAAAAACTTACcttttaattctaatttctttCATGCTTTCTTCGGGTTTTAAGTGGAGGACTCTCACAATTGGTGAAAGTACTTTTCAGACCCACAACTTAAACTTCAGTCTTACGTTTTGATTTTTACATTTCTTTTTGTTCATAATGTCACGTGAAGAAACAAGTGAcattatgtgtgtgtgtgtatatatatatatataatgtttaatttagatctataaaataaaataattaatatatcatCAAGTGATTTATGCATGCTGAATAAAGTAAATATCTATTGTTCCTTATTGGTATCACTCAAATTTTTGTATTATAGtgattcaacattttaactAGTAATAACAAGCATTTATAGTCgataatgaaaaaaatgcaTGCTTGACCTACTTCTATAATTGTTTTTTTCTACTTTCTTTTTTGATTTCAACATTGTGGAGTGTGTGGATCAAAACTTCTAATCTATTGGTTGAAGTCATAATCTATAAGTAGTTGAGTTGTGTTTAGgttgataaagaaaaaaaactacttAATTCATCTTCATCTCTTCTCAAATTGGAAAATTTGGGCTCCACTCAAGATTGACAGCCCAAGTTCAAATGATTACCTTTATGggctttctttttccttttaaaggAGCGTTGGGTCGATAACAACGGGCCTTGTTCAACATGTAATATTGGGCTTCTTTAATTGGGTGATCTGGGCCGTAAGCACTTGCCCATTAACTGGGCTTGCAACAAAAGGGGCAGGCTAACAAGCTCTAAAATTTGTGTTCGAGTTGAAGATAATTATAGGAAAGTAATTGGAATAGTTGATATAAATAATGAAGTGATTGTTTTATTGAGAAACGTATTCGAGGTAATAAACTCTCCTTAATTATTATTGATGGAATTATTACTTTTTCCACGAACTTAAACTCTTCTAAATGCCAAACACCTCCCTAGTAACAAATAAggattttttaataaaaaaacttgATAGAGAAACAAGTCTACTAGAAAtctaaatttattatatttgatttttttctttatgaaatgtaaatattttatcattttttctattcttcaaaaatttgattattttgtatatataagaaaaacaatggatttgttaatttaaaattttacttatACAATTTTCTCCTTACAAATAACATAACATAATTGATTTTATCCAATTAAATATATTCTCAAAAGTTGAAttgaaattcaaaaaaaatattacaatcTCTACTAGTGGACTAGTATTTACTCGAaaagttcttaaaaaaataaaaagtactctcATATATTTAGAACAAAATATAGATATCAAAGGGTACCcaattaaaaactaaattaaggaaaactaatttttagatttattaaaagttaaaagtttaGTAAGGTATGAATATAATTGTAACaataataacatatatatatataaaacaacaacaataatatatataaaaaaacaactttaattttttctttacatttcGTGGTTTACTTCAACTAtgtaaattgtaaaaaaataaatagataaaaaaaaaaagaaaagaaaaaatagataaCAATTGTTAAAATCATTAGGGTTTGGGCCAATTGCATAAAAAATTGGCATGTATATAAAGAAGAGGAGAACTAGGGTTTTCCTTCTTTCTTAGCCGCAGAAACCCTCATCTCCGAGAAAGCACCAGACGGAGCAGCATCCATGGTTACTTTCAGGGTAAAGTTTCCCTCCCTGAATCTGAACTCTCCCAGTCATAACGTTTGCAACATAAGTGAATGGAACTGAGACGCTAATTTATCTATCCCTCTCTTCATCTGTGTTTTTTAATGTATGGAGCCATGGCACTGATTGTGTAATTTTCTGTTGAcgtgttttttttcttcctttttctgtttttgCAGTTCCACCAATACCAGGTTGTGGGGAGGGCTCTCCCATCCGAAGCAGATGAGCATCCCAAGATTTACCGAATGAAGCTGTGGGCTACTAATGAAGTTCGCGCTAAATCCAAGTTTTGGTGAGTTTTTTTCTGTCGTCCATCTTTTTCCTTGTGGCATTGCTTCGATAGTGTTATCATGTTCTCTGGCTAATTGATTAATAAAGTAGAGATTCGATTAATGTATTGAAAGCGTTAGCTGAACCCTAGTTGCTCTGTTTTTCCTTTTGCTGACCTTTTTTAGGTATTTTCTGCGGAAACTGAAGAAAGTGAAGAAGAGCAATGGTCAGGTGCTCGCTATCAACGAGGTAATGTGATTTGTCTCATGCCCCTTCTTCCAATTAGAATGACCTAAAATTGTTTTGCCGGATACTTGTCTGATCATTGATGTAGGTGACCTTATGTTGGCTCACATAGTAAATTAAATACACGATCGCATTGTATTAAAAAGGACATTAGGCGTTGAGCTGAacttaatattcttttaataACTTGTTACCGTGATTAACTTCTTGTTCATTCATTCAACATGCAATCTCCCTCTACCATCAATGGACCGCCAATTCTCGATGAAATGAAGGGTGGCATGACTAGTGGCTTAGGCTTCTAAGTTGTGTTTGTTTACTATTTGATTAATATTTGAATCTGTTTTCCGGATTGGGTTGCCAAGTCCTAGCATATGCATTAAATCATTAGCTGTACTTTTTCGTTTGGGTCGTTCTCATGGAATTGTCATGTCTTTAGATCTTTGAGAAGAATCCAACAAAGATCAAGAACTACGGCATTTGGTTGCGCTACCAAAGTCGCACAGGATATCACAACATGTACAAGGAGTACCGGGACACCACCTTAAACGGAGCAGTGGAAGCAATGTACACTGAAATGGCTTCTCGCCATAGGGTTAGGCATCCTTGCATCCAAATTATCAAGACAGCAACCGTCCCGGCCAAGCTTTGCAAGAGGGAAAGCACCAAGCAATTCCATGACTCCAAGATCAAATTCCCCTTGGTTTTCAAGACTGTTAGGCCACCCACCAGAAAGCTGAAGACCACTTACAAGGCTTCAAAACCCAATTTGTTTATGTAATTTGGTTGTTTAAGGAATGAGAAAAAGTGATCAGAGTTGTCTTATTTTGAAATGTTCGGTAGAGACCTTCGGATCAGCGGTTCTTCAAcgtttattttgtttttactaTATGTGGGATCAGACTTTAAATTTTTGGGTTTATTGCCATGTCTTTTGGTTTCTTATGGAAGTATATCGCCTTATGAAGTCTAATATGGATGTCCATATGGTTTTTCAGTGGCTGTCCGGTGATAGAAATAGTACGACGAATACTGGATTCTTGAAATATTGGAGTACTGCGGTGGTTTTATTTAATACGtggaattttctttttcattagaAGTTGATGTTTCAAGGAGGAGGGTTATATTTCGTTTTCGGAGTTCTCTTTCTTGTTTGTTCTCGAACTATGGAGACTCCTCTTGTGATgctttttaagaaaagaaattcCCATTTCAATCTAAAAAATTATTACTGTTTCTGGAGTTCGATTTCAATTGGTTAGAAAGACTTTACCTAcgaaaatggttaaaatttaaaattttatcttcACCATCTAACTAAACTTATAAGGGTAAAAACTGATTTGGTTTAGGTGATTTTTTCTCTCTCCGTTAGACATATGTTATTTTGACCTATGTAGGCACTGTAGAAACTGATATAATCACGTAAACCAAATCGGATAAAAGTTTAGGTAAAATTTTTATCTTGTCTCCATCAACCATCTACTTCCTGATGTGTTTATTTTTTGTGGGCTTTCGACGGCTTCACCGTTCGGAGCTCCGATGAAGCCGTAGTTTAAAGTTGCGTTCGGTGATTCACGTTTGAAGTTTGAAGAACCATTTGACGGATGGAGAATCGCCGTCCATTGTGGTCTGATGGAGAGTCGCGTGTGGTTCCATGAGCTCCAATGGAGAGTCCCTAGCCGTTCGGTGAGCTCCATTGGTTGCCTTGCGGTCGATGGGTGGCGCTCGAAGAAGAGAGTTTCAATTTCGTCTTCTTTGGCTTCTTCACTTGAAGGGTATTCTGGACTATTCGCTCCTATTTTGtcttaaaaaaaagtaatcaaaaaacatataaaaataacaatatcGGTGGACTGAACCGGGTTTAGGTTCAGCTCGACCCCAGGCCGAACATCGGCAACAGGTACAGATTGAGGCCTCATCTCCGAAAGAGgcgaagaagaaagaagaagaatctGAACAAGTAGGGCTTCTGAATTTCTCTTACTGTCTCTTTTCGATTTCTCCTTCACTATTGTTGAAGAATATGGAAGAggaaggaaagaagaagaggGTGGTTGTTGAATCGTTGGGATGGCTGACGGAATCTTCCATTATGCCGAAAAAGCACAAGGCCATAGCTGGGGTCGGCGCATCTTCGATCATGGAGCTCAAGGCTCACCTCTACAAGTCTCAAGAGGAGTCCAAGAAGTCCAAGGAATTGGCTGGCCCCGGCGTCGAGTTCCACCGTGCAAAGAACAAGATCACTCCCAAAGACATTCTCTCCTCCCGCAATTCCGGCGTCGAGGCCCGCGCTCTCAAGTATGTTTCTTATTTTATAAGTTCCCTAATTGAATTTGTGAATGGTTGATTGGCTTTGGTCATTGGGAGTTTGGGGCTATGAGCATAAAAGCCCTAATTGAGAATGGATTTGTGTCATGTGAGTCTGAAAAAACATCCCTGAATCCGACAGACTTTTTCTTTTGTAGTAATTACAATTTCCAGGAGTATAAATAGATATGATGTGATTCATTTGCACCTACAAGCTGAATTAGTAAATAACAAGAACCTTAACCCTGTGTAGCAAGTGAAAGTTCAAAAGTTTGAAGCTTATTCCTCTTTTATGGGTTCTTGAAACATTAGTTTGAATGTTGTTGCTAATGGAAAAGATCATGAAAGTTTAAGCAAGTTACTGTCTTCCAACTAGGACCTGGTCATGGCTGTATGCAGAATAAAGGGCTAAAACCAACCTAATTTCATCTGCTGAGGGAAATTGTCCGAATATCTAATTGATGTACGGCTTTATTGATTTGTCATTTTACGAGGCAAATATTTAGAAGATGTGAGGCGAATCCTTTTTTATGAGCCCTATACCGTAATTGGTAAGCTCGTGTGATGTTTATTTATTTGCCAGTGTATTAAGTCTGATTGTAAGTGATGAATTCTGGCTTAGGAAAACTACCTCCCATTGTTGGAATCTCAACTTCAGAAGACCCTtaattgaagaagaaatcatCAAATGGCCCTTCAAGCCTTCCGGCCCTTTCTATGTTTTATCCCCTATCGATGATTTGATATGAAATTAGGGAATTTCCTATTCTCTCTATAGTGAACTTTGGCATGGAATGGTTTcccaaaaatttgaaaacaaaattctATAGGATTCAACCTTGAAAGTCCAGAAGATATATCCAAAACGAACTCACTTCAGGAGGTGTATTTTGAATGATTCTGTGTCACAAGGTCATCTATTTCTCACCGTCCCTTTGCTTAACAGATCATCATGTGGATTGTGGCACACTTCCTAACCAATTAAATGGCATCATGGCCACCACCTTGACTTGACATTAATCCTTTTCTATGTTCTATCCCTTTTCAATGAGTTGATAAAAACTAGGCCCTTTCCCATTCTCTCTACAGTGGACTTTAGCATGGAATGGTTTCCCAgatttgaaaaatatttgagAATTTGACTTGGAAGGAAAATGAAACTATGAACAACACAATAAACCATTTTCGTAGTTCTCTAGAAACTGGTTTTATTATTTCTCTGTATTGATGTAATGTTATTGTGTAGTCccaatgtttttctttttgtcaatCGGTAGACTTTTCCCTCCTAGTAATCTTCTGGGGTTCAGCTCTTCTCTCCATTATGTAACATCTCATATCATCAGCGAAATATCTATTTCCTATTTCCCTCAAAAGGAAATTTTATGGGAGGCAGGTTGGGCATCCTTGCTCCATGTCCAAATTACAGTTTCAGGACGAGCTTGTACACAAGGTTCGCTGATTTTTTGGAAGTAGACATTTGCCACCAATGTGATCAATATATTTGAGTGCATGTTAAATTACAATCATAACATACTTTCTAAAGCTAAGCCAAGTTTAAGTTTAGCCAAAATGGGATGggaaaaaagataaaagttcAAGAGTTCGTGAAGTACCATAGATTGGTTTTTTCGCCTAGTAAAGACGAATAGAGAAGGGAGAAGGAGAAAAGGAAAAGTAAATGTGAACCATTTCTTTTGTTGGCAAAGAGGTCAATTATCCTTTCTGTTATTCTGCAATGTGGCGTGGCTATTACTTTCTAGATTAGACTCCATTCCCTTTTCCTTCTAGTTTGACTGGTGTAGGGATGATATATTGAATGAAGGCAAAATACTTTCTAAATTTCACCCCATTCATTGATTATATTCCTTGACAGACTTAAGTTTAGGTTTTTTGATTGAACCATGCTCCCTGTCTGACATCTTATTAGTAGTACTGAGATCACTGAGATTTTTTTAAAGGGATGGATGGGGATTTGATCCTGAGAACAAGAATATGTCAATTATTTGCTAAGTTATGCCTTGTTGATGAAGTATTTGGCGTATCAtcactttttttctctctctctctctctctctctctcttttaatatatattctCCTTGTTAAACTTATTTCCTCTCGAAATCCAGGGACAAGCTGGAGCTGAAAGCTATTAACGATGGATCGGTGAGCTATGCTGCACTAGAGAAGAAGGCTGCACTATATGAAAAGCTAGTGAATGGGGAACTCCCAGACGAGGAAGACCAAGAGAAGTATTGTGT contains:
- the LOC103484376 gene encoding 60S ribosomal protein L18a; translated protein: MVTFRFHQYQVVGRALPSEADEHPKIYRMKLWATNEVRAKSKFWYFLRKLKKVKKSNGQVLAINEIFEKNPTKIKNYGIWLRYQSRTGYHNMYKEYRDTTLNGAVEAMYTEMASRHRVRHPCIQIIKTATVPAKLCKRESTKQFHDSKIKFPLVFKTVRPPTRKLKTTYKASKPNLFM
- the LOC103484378 gene encoding uncharacterized protein At4g18257; this encodes MGGARRREFQFRLLWLLHLKGSARPQAEHRQQVQIEASSPKEAKKKEEESEQVGLLNFSYCLFSISPSLLLKNMEEEGKKKRVVVESLGWLTESSIMPKKHKAIAGVGASSIMELKAHLYKSQEESKKSKELAGPGVEFHRAKNKITPKDILSSRNSGVEARALKDKLELKAINDGSVSYAALEKKAALYEKLVNGELPDEEDQEKYCVDFFRKNLEQDESQLPQGHDAPASGETETPEDETDRPFLFNSKSTGLGRTSGTMDNDEHKRFVREVHEEVNQAREKASELKLRRQEQAAVRREKLKQAYLRKQVEKLKASTNSGQT